One Drechmeria coniospora strain ARSEF 6962 chromosome 01, whole genome shotgun sequence genomic region harbors:
- a CDS encoding 5'-Nucleotidase/apyrase: MKLGPIRGLENKRCASRRADDETVFPEDPGQDDMVHSLALVGGLAALLTGVLACGDSDSCYGPTNAVEHVRQVKRMQPGVPHAAYGPKGPLEWGQVNFLHTTDTHGWLEGHLKEKNYGADWGDFVTFTRRMKRTAAKRGVDLLLIDTGDLHDGNGLSDATPIDGTMSMPIFDELEYDLLTIGNHELYVSEVSYQMFNEYARRWGDRYITSNVKVLNKTSGQHEYVGKTHRYFTTRHGLRVMAFGVLFDFVRNSNASIILKAQDMIKEPWFLDALTTKDPIDMFILFGHNPAHPSNPVSTFKLVFDEIRKVHPKTPIQIFGGHSHVRDFAVYDESSVAIASGRYCETLGWVSMTGFDESNSAFDGSEKPRCSLHPSRPALDNSTSPFLYSRRYLDWNRKTFIYHSNSHELHYDRRAGKKVTDKISKTRHVLKLGDVAGCAPQDWCMSCAPMEDLNKNIYTGLMSPAMSAMVVNKTRADKPRIILANTGAIRFDLHKGPFTYDDNFIVSPFRDVFLYIPDVPFKLASQVIRKLNLGPVAKRELASMANPLDSCTDPSLGYLSRRDMRETRGVVRRQEIVVPGYTTTDDWGTDGDDTEHSEIPSYEIPPYWETRASFPDDGSDPETVDLVFFDFIEKLVLNDLGAGYTHEMVQCYVDCNFSSQDFMLPYARLAWSENKDNCPVM; this comes from the exons ATGAAGCTGGGACCCATCCGGGGCCTCGAGAACAAAAGGTGTGCCAGCCGCCGGGCagacgacgagacg GTCTTCCCAGAGGACCCCGGACAGGACGACATGGTGCactcgctcgccctcgtcggcgggctTGCGGCCCTGCTGACGGGCGTCTTGGCCTGCGGCGACAGCGACTCCTGCTACGGCCCGACGAACGCGGTCGAGCATGTTCGCCAGGTGAAGCGCATGCAGCCGGGCGTCCCTCACGCCGCCTACGGACCCAAGGGGCCCTTGGAATGGGGGCAGGTCAACTTTCTCCATACC ACCGACACCCACGGGTGGCTCGAGGGCCACCTCAAGGAGAAAAACTATGGCGCCGACTGGGGTGACTTCGTTACCTTTACCCGTCGCATGAAGCGTACCGCTGCCAAGAGAGGCGTCGATCTCCTCCTCATCGACACGGGCGACCTtcacgacggcaacggcctcTCGGATGCGACCCCGATCGATGGCACCATGTCGATGCCCATCTTCGATGAGCTCGAGTATGACTTGCTCACCATCG GCAACCATGAGCTCTACGTATCCGAGGTTTCCTATCAAATGTTCAACGAGTACGCTCGCAGATGGGGAGACAGGTACATCACCTCCAACGTCAAGGTCTTGAACAAGACGTCCGGCCAGCACGAGTACGTCGGCAAGACGCACCGCTACTTCACCACCCGTCACGGCCTTCGCGTCATGGCCTTTGGTGTGCTCTTCGACTTTGTTA GGAACTCGAACGCATCCATCATCCTCAAGGCCCAAGACATGATCAAGGAGCCTTGGTTCTTGGATGCCTTGACCACCAAGGACCCCATCGACATGTTCATCCTCTTCGGCCACAATCCTGCCCACCCCAGCAACCCCGTCAGCACCTTCAAGCTCGTCTTCGATGAAATCCGCAAGGTGCACCCCAAGACGCCCATCCAGATTTTCGGTGGCCATTCCCACGTTCGCGACTTTGCCGTCTACGACGAGTCGTcggtcgccatcgcctccggTCGCTACTGCGAAACCCTCGGCTGGGTTTCCATGACGGGCTTCGACGAATCCAACAGCGCCTTCGATGGGTCCGAGAAGCCTCGGTGTTCCCTCCATCCCTCACGGCCGGCCTTGGACAACTCGACGTCCCCTTTCCTCTACTCTCGCCGCTACCTCGATTGGAACCGGAAGACGTTCATCTATCATTCCAACAGCCACGAACTCCATTACGATCGCCGTGCCGGCAAGAAGGTCACCGACAAAATCTCCAAGACGCGCCATGTCCTgaagctcggcgacgtcgccggctgcGCGCCCCAGGACTGGTGCATGTCCTGTGCGCCCATGGAAGACTTGAACAAGAACATCTATACCGGCCTCATGTCCCCCGCCATGTCTGCCATGGTCGTCAACAAGACCCGTGCCGACAAACCCCGGATCATTCTCGCCAACACGGGCGCCATCCGTTTCGACCTTCACAAAGGTCCCTTCACGTACGACGACAACTTCATCGTCTCACCCTTCCGCGACGTATTCCTCTACATTCCCGACGTCCCCTTCAAGCTGGCCTCCCAGGTCATTCGCAA ACTCAACCTCGGTCCTGTGGCCAAGCGAGAACTTGCCTCGATGGCGAATCCCCTCGATTCCTGCACCGACCCTTCTCTCGGCTACCTGAGTCGCCGTGACATGCGCGAGACGCGGGGCGTCGTGCGCCGCCAGGAGATTGTCGTCCCAGGCTATACCACCACGGACGATTGGGGCACTGATG GCGATGACACGGAGCACTCCGAGATCCCCAGCTACGAGATTCCGCCTTACTGGGAGACGCGGGCGTCGttccccgacgacggcagcgacccGGAGACGGTGGATCTCGTCTTTTTCGACTT CATCGAGAAACTCGTCCTGAATGATCTTGGCGCCGGCTACACGCACGAAATGGTCCAGTGCTACGTGGACTGCAACTTTTCGTCCCAAG ATTTCATGCTTCCGTACGCGAGGCTCGCGTGGTCGGAAAACAAGGACAACTGCCCCGTCATGTGA